The Mycobacterium seoulense genome has a window encoding:
- a CDS encoding DUF1906 domain-containing protein, producing MSSVSRRDLLRLAAAAPALVGLGVAGTSLRPAPASASLGTLLDYAAGVIPASQIRAAGAVGSIRYVSDRRPGGNWMLGKPIQVAEARDLNSNGLKIVSCYQYGKGNTADWLGGANAGLQHAQRGMQLHAAAGGPASAPIYASIDDDPSYDQYKQQIVPYLRSWESVIGHQRTGVYANSKTIDWALHDGLGSYFWQHNWGSPKGLTHPAAHLHQVEIDKRSVGGVGVDINEILKPQFGQWA from the coding sequence GTGTCATCGGTTTCGCGACGCGACCTGCTGAGGTTGGCGGCCGCGGCACCCGCCCTGGTGGGCCTGGGCGTCGCGGGGACGTCGCTGCGCCCGGCACCCGCGTCGGCGTCGCTCGGCACGCTGTTGGACTACGCGGCCGGGGTCATTCCGGCCAGCCAGATCAGGGCCGCAGGCGCGGTCGGCTCGATCAGGTATGTGTCGGACCGGCGCCCCGGCGGCAACTGGATGCTCGGCAAGCCCATTCAGGTCGCCGAGGCGCGCGACCTCAACAGCAACGGACTGAAGATCGTCTCCTGTTACCAGTACGGCAAGGGCAACACCGCCGACTGGCTCGGCGGAGCCAACGCCGGACTCCAGCATGCGCAGCGCGGGATGCAACTGCACGCCGCCGCGGGCGGGCCGGCCAGCGCCCCGATCTACGCCTCGATCGACGACGACCCGTCCTATGACCAGTACAAACAGCAGATCGTGCCCTATCTGCGGTCCTGGGAGTCCGTGATCGGTCATCAGCGCACAGGTGTGTACGCCAATTCGAAGACCATCGACTGGGCGCTGCACGACGGTTTGGGCTCGTACTTCTGGCAGCACAACTGGGGCTCGCCCAAGGGGTTGACGCACCCGGCCGCCCATCTGCACCAGGTCGAGATCGACAAACGCAGCGTCGGCGGGGTCGGTGTGGACATCAATGAAATCCTCAAGCCGCAATTCGGGCAGTGGGCCTAG
- a CDS encoding type I polyketide synthase, with protein MTIHEHDRVSADRDGNGPHPAAGETHALVDRLTAGEPYAVAFGGQGSAWLETLEELVSSAGIESDLATLVGEVELLLEPVAKELVVVRPIGFEPLAWVRALAAEDPVPSDKHLTSAAVSIPGVLLTQIAAVRALARQGMDLQATPPVAVAGHSQGVLAVEALKAAGARDAELLAMAQLIGAAGTLVARRRGISVLGDRPPMVSVTNADPERISRLLDEFAQDVRTVLPPVLSIRNGRRSVVITGTPEQLSRFELYCRQISEKEEADRKNKLRGGDVFSPVFDPVQVEVGFHTPRLADGIDIVGGWAEKVGLDVALARELTEAILVRSVDWVEEISRVHEAGARWILDLGPGDILTRLTAPVIRGLGVGIVPAATRGGQRNLFTVGAVPEVARAWSTYAPTVVRLPDGRVKLSTKFTRLTGRSPILLAGMTPTTVDAKIVAAAANAGHWAELAGGGQVTEEIFAGRIEELATLLEPGRTYQFNALFLDPYLWKLQVGGKRLVQKARQSGAAIDGLVISAGIPDLEDAVDLIDELNDVGISHVVFKPGTVEQIRSVIRIATEVPTKPVIVHIEGGRAGGHHSWEDLDDLLLATYSELRSRSNITVCVGGGIGTPERAAEYLSGRWAQAYGFPLMPIDGILVGTAAMATKEATTSPSVKRMLVETQGTDRWVGAGKAVGGMASSRSQLGADIHEIDNSASRCGRLLDEVAGDAEAVAARRDEIIAAMANTAKPYFGDVADMTYLQWLQRYVELTIGDGNSTADTAAPGSPWLADTWRDRFQQMLHRAEARLHANDSGPIDTLFADAALLESPQQAIATLVADYPDAETVQLHPADVPFFVSLCKTLGKPVNFVPVIDKDVRRWWRSDSLWQAHDARYDADQVCIIPGTAAVAGITRMDEPVGELLDRFEQAAIDEVLSCNGQPRAVASRRMGRPDVTGPLAVVLDAPDVQWAGRTATNPVHRIADPGDWLVHDGPESRRATHSSTGARLQVDGDRVVLSVPLSGTWIDIPFTLPANTIDGGTPVVPTEDAATAMRAVLAIAAGVDGPEFLPAVVEGTASVTVDWDPERVADHTGVTATFSEPLAPGLSTVPDALVGLCWPAVFAAIGSAFTDTGVPVVEGLLSLVHLDHAAHVVGAVPAVPAELAIAATASPAIDTDMGRVVRVAVTIAGPDGATIASLDERFAILGRTGPAELTEPVRAGGAVSQNATDTPRRRRRDVRLTAPVDMRPFAVVSGDHNPIHTDRAAALLAGLESPIVHGMWLSAAAQHAVTATDGQARPPARLVGWTARFLGMVRPGDEVDFRVERVGIDQGAEVLDVSARIGSDLVMSATARLAAPHTVYAFPGQGIQHKGMGMDVRARSKAARKVWDKADKFTRDTLGFSVLHVVRDNPTSIIASGVHYNHPEGVLYLTQFTQVAMATVAAAQVAEMREQGAFVEGAIACGHSVGEYTALACVTGIYELEALLETVFHRGSKMHDIVPRDELGRSNYRLAAIRPSQIDLPDDEVPGFVAGIAERTGEFLEIVNFNLRGSQYAIAGTVRGLEELEAEVERRRELTGGKRSFILVPGIDVPFHSRVLRVGVAEFRRSLERVMPRDKDPDVIIGRYIPNLVPRPFTLDRDFIQEIRDLVPAEPLDEILADYDTWLNERRNEMARIVLIELLAWQFASPVRWIETQDLLFTEQAAGGLGVERFVEIGVKSAPTVAGLATNTLKLPEYAHSTVEVLNAERDAAVLFATDTDPEPEPEADEPAAEVAEGAAPVEAAPTPAPAAVSSGPRPDDIGFDAADATLALIALSAKMRIDQIEELDSIESITDGASSRRNQLLVDLGSELNLGAIDGAAEADLAGLRSQVTKLARTYKPFGPVLSDAINDQLRTVLGPSGKRPAAIAERVKKTWELGDGWAKHVTVEVALGTREGTSVRGGAMGHLHEGALADAASVDKVVDAAVTSVAARRGIAVALPSSGGGGGATVDAAALSEFTDQITGRDGVLASAARLILNQLGHDDPVSAMPTATDAELIDLVTAELGADWPRLVAPTFDAKKAVVFDDRWASAREDLVKLWLTDEGDIDAQWQSLSERFEGAGHVVATQATWWQGKSLAAGRQIHASLYGRIAAGAENPDPGPYSNEVAVVTGASKGSIAASVVARLLDGGATVVATTSKLDDERLAFYRGLYRDYARYGAALWVVAANMASYSDIDALVEWIGTEQTESLGPQSIHIKDAQTPTLLFPFAAPRVAGDLSEAGSRSEMEMKVLLWAVQRLIGGLSKIGAERDIASRLHVVLPGSPNRGMFGGDGAYGEAKSALDALVTRWHAESSWASRVSLAHALIGWTRGTGLMGHNDAIVDAVEEAGVTTYSTDEMAAMLLGLCDVESKVAAAGAPIKADLTGGLAEADLDMAELAAKAREHATSGEQATEDVAAEGTIAALPSPPRGFTPAPPPEWADLDVDPADLVVIVGGAEIGPYGSSRTRFEMEVDNELSAAGVLELAWTTGLIRWEDDPQPGWYDTQSGDLVDEAELVERYHDAVVERVGIREFVDDGAIDPDHASPLLVSVFLDKDFTFVVSSEADARGFVEFDPEHTVIRPVPDSSDWQVTRKAGTEIRVPRKTKLSRTVGAQIPTGFDPTVYGISQDMASSTDRVALWNIVATVDAFLSSGFAPTELMRWVHPGLVASTQGTGMGGMTSMQTMYHGNLLGRNKPNDILQEVLPNVVAAHVIQSYVGSYGAMIHPVGACATAAVSVEEGVDKIRLGKAELVVAGGFDDLTLEAIIGFGDMAATADTSMMRGRGIHDSKFSRPNDRRRLGFVEAQGGGTILLARGDLALKMGLPVLAVVAYAQSFADGVHTSIPAPGLGALGAGRGGRDSALARSLAKLGVGADDIAVISKHDTSTLANDPNETELHERLADSLGRSEGAPLFVVSQKSLTGHAKGGAAVFQMMGLCQMLRDGVIPPNRSLDCVDDELAGSAHFVWVRETLRLGEKFPLKAGMVTSLGFGHVSGLVALVHPQAFIAALNPEQRADYQRRAEARLLAGQRRLASAIAGGAPMFERPADRRFDHDVPEKRQEAAMLLNPASRLGEGDAYEVSAG; from the coding sequence GTGACGATCCACGAGCACGATCGGGTGTCCGCTGACCGCGATGGAAATGGGCCGCACCCGGCAGCCGGGGAGACCCACGCTCTGGTCGACCGCCTGACGGCCGGCGAGCCGTACGCCGTGGCGTTCGGCGGCCAGGGCAGCGCCTGGCTGGAAACCCTCGAGGAACTGGTCTCGTCCGCCGGGATCGAATCGGACCTGGCGACGCTGGTCGGTGAGGTCGAGCTGCTCCTCGAACCGGTGGCCAAGGAACTGGTGGTGGTGCGCCCGATCGGTTTCGAGCCGCTCGCTTGGGTGCGCGCGCTGGCGGCCGAGGATCCGGTCCCGTCGGACAAGCACCTGACGTCGGCGGCCGTATCGATCCCCGGCGTGCTGCTGACCCAGATCGCGGCCGTGCGCGCGCTGGCGCGTCAAGGCATGGACCTGCAAGCCACCCCGCCGGTGGCAGTCGCCGGGCATTCGCAAGGGGTGCTCGCCGTCGAGGCGCTCAAGGCCGCGGGTGCCCGCGACGCCGAGCTGCTGGCGATGGCCCAGCTGATCGGGGCGGCCGGCACGCTGGTGGCCCGGCGGCGCGGGATCTCCGTGCTCGGCGACCGCCCGCCGATGGTGTCGGTGACCAACGCCGACCCCGAGCGCATCAGCCGGCTGCTCGACGAGTTCGCGCAGGATGTCCGCACCGTGCTGCCCCCGGTGCTGTCCATCCGCAACGGCCGGCGTTCGGTCGTCATCACCGGGACGCCCGAACAGCTGTCCCGGTTCGAGCTCTACTGCCGGCAGATCTCGGAGAAGGAAGAGGCCGACCGCAAGAACAAGCTGCGCGGCGGCGACGTCTTCTCGCCCGTCTTCGATCCGGTGCAGGTGGAGGTCGGCTTCCACACGCCGCGGCTGGCCGACGGCATCGACATCGTCGGCGGTTGGGCCGAGAAGGTCGGCCTGGACGTCGCGCTGGCCCGCGAGCTGACCGAAGCCATCCTGGTGCGCAGCGTCGACTGGGTCGAGGAGATCAGCCGCGTCCACGAAGCCGGTGCGCGCTGGATTCTGGACCTGGGTCCCGGCGACATCCTGACCCGGCTGACCGCGCCGGTCATCCGCGGCCTGGGCGTCGGCATCGTGCCCGCCGCGACCCGCGGCGGGCAGCGCAACCTCTTCACCGTCGGGGCCGTCCCCGAGGTGGCGCGCGCATGGTCGACCTATGCCCCGACCGTCGTCCGCCTGCCCGACGGCAGGGTGAAGCTCTCGACGAAGTTCACCCGGTTGACGGGCCGCTCGCCGATCCTGCTCGCGGGCATGACCCCGACCACCGTCGACGCCAAGATCGTCGCGGCGGCGGCCAACGCCGGGCACTGGGCCGAGCTGGCCGGCGGCGGGCAGGTCACCGAGGAAATCTTCGCCGGCCGCATCGAGGAGCTCGCCACGCTGCTCGAGCCGGGCCGCACCTATCAGTTCAACGCGCTGTTCCTCGACCCGTACCTGTGGAAGCTGCAGGTCGGCGGAAAGCGCTTGGTGCAGAAGGCGCGTCAGTCCGGTGCGGCGATCGACGGCCTGGTGATCAGCGCCGGCATCCCCGACCTCGAGGACGCCGTCGACCTGATCGACGAGCTGAACGACGTCGGCATCAGCCACGTCGTATTCAAGCCCGGCACGGTCGAGCAGATCCGCTCGGTCATCCGCATCGCGACCGAGGTGCCCACCAAGCCGGTGATCGTGCACATCGAGGGCGGGCGCGCCGGCGGCCACCACTCGTGGGAAGACCTCGACGACCTGTTGCTGGCAACGTATTCGGAGTTGCGGTCGCGCTCCAACATCACCGTCTGCGTGGGCGGTGGCATCGGCACGCCCGAGCGGGCGGCCGAGTATCTGTCCGGGCGTTGGGCGCAGGCGTACGGCTTCCCGCTGATGCCGATCGACGGCATTCTGGTCGGCACCGCGGCGATGGCGACCAAGGAGGCCACCACGTCGCCGTCGGTCAAGCGGATGCTCGTCGAGACCCAAGGCACCGACCGGTGGGTCGGCGCCGGAAAAGCCGTGGGCGGCATGGCTTCCAGCCGCAGCCAGCTGGGCGCCGACATCCACGAGATCGACAACAGCGCGTCGCGATGCGGCCGGCTGCTCGACGAGGTCGCCGGTGACGCGGAGGCCGTCGCCGCGCGTCGCGACGAGATCATCGCGGCGATGGCGAACACCGCCAAGCCCTACTTCGGCGACGTCGCCGACATGACCTACCTGCAGTGGTTGCAACGCTACGTCGAGCTGACCATCGGCGACGGCAACTCCACGGCCGACACCGCCGCCCCGGGCAGCCCGTGGCTGGCCGACACCTGGCGCGACCGGTTCCAGCAGATGCTGCACCGCGCCGAAGCGCGTTTGCACGCAAACGATTCCGGCCCGATCGACACGCTGTTCGCCGACGCCGCGCTACTGGAAAGCCCCCAGCAGGCCATCGCCACGCTGGTCGCCGACTACCCTGACGCCGAAACCGTGCAGCTGCACCCGGCCGACGTCCCGTTCTTCGTCAGCCTCTGCAAGACGCTGGGCAAGCCGGTCAACTTCGTGCCGGTCATCGACAAGGACGTGCGGCGCTGGTGGCGAAGCGACTCGCTGTGGCAGGCCCACGACGCCCGCTACGACGCCGACCAGGTGTGCATCATCCCGGGTACCGCGGCGGTGGCCGGCATCACCCGGATGGACGAACCCGTCGGTGAACTGCTGGACCGCTTCGAGCAGGCCGCCATCGACGAGGTGCTGTCTTGCAACGGACAGCCGCGGGCCGTCGCGTCGCGCCGGATGGGCCGCCCCGACGTGACCGGACCGCTGGCCGTCGTGCTCGACGCTCCCGACGTGCAGTGGGCCGGTCGCACCGCGACCAACCCCGTCCACCGGATCGCCGACCCCGGCGACTGGCTCGTGCACGACGGCCCCGAAAGCCGCCGCGCCACCCACTCGTCCACCGGGGCGCGGCTTCAGGTCGACGGCGACCGGGTGGTGCTGAGCGTCCCGCTGTCGGGAACCTGGATCGACATCCCATTCACCCTGCCCGCCAACACCATTGATGGCGGAACTCCGGTGGTGCCGACCGAGGACGCCGCCACCGCCATGCGCGCGGTGCTGGCGATCGCCGCCGGTGTCGACGGGCCCGAGTTCCTGCCCGCGGTCGTCGAAGGGACGGCCAGCGTGACGGTGGACTGGGATCCCGAGCGGGTCGCCGACCACACCGGAGTCACGGCCACCTTCTCCGAGCCGCTGGCACCGGGTCTGAGCACCGTGCCCGACGCGCTGGTGGGCCTTTGCTGGCCCGCCGTCTTCGCGGCGATCGGTTCGGCGTTCACCGACACCGGCGTCCCGGTCGTCGAGGGCCTGCTCAGCCTCGTGCACCTCGACCACGCCGCCCACGTCGTCGGCGCGGTGCCCGCAGTCCCAGCCGAATTGGCAATCGCCGCAACGGCGTCGCCGGCGATCGACACGGACATGGGCCGTGTCGTCCGGGTTGCGGTAACCATCGCCGGCCCCGACGGGGCGACGATCGCCAGCCTCGATGAGCGGTTCGCGATCCTTGGACGCACGGGCCCCGCCGAGCTCACCGAGCCGGTGCGGGCCGGCGGCGCGGTGTCTCAGAACGCGACCGACACCCCGCGTCGCCGCCGCCGCGACGTCCGGTTGACGGCGCCCGTCGACATGCGGCCGTTCGCCGTGGTGTCCGGTGACCACAACCCGATCCACACCGACCGGGCCGCCGCCCTGCTCGCCGGCCTGGAATCGCCCATCGTGCATGGCATGTGGTTGTCGGCGGCCGCGCAGCACGCGGTCACCGCCACCGACGGCCAGGCTCGGCCCCCCGCCCGGCTGGTCGGCTGGACCGCTCGGTTCCTGGGCATGGTGCGTCCCGGCGACGAGGTCGACTTCCGCGTCGAGCGCGTCGGAATCGACCAGGGTGCAGAGGTTTTGGACGTGTCCGCCCGCATCGGGTCCGACCTGGTGATGTCGGCGACGGCCCGCCTGGCCGCCCCGCATACCGTGTATGCCTTCCCCGGTCAGGGGATTCAGCACAAGGGCATGGGCATGGACGTCCGCGCCCGCTCCAAGGCCGCTCGCAAGGTGTGGGACAAGGCGGACAAGTTCACCCGCGACACGCTGGGCTTCTCGGTGCTGCACGTGGTGCGCGACAACCCGACCAGCATCATCGCCAGCGGCGTGCACTACAACCACCCCGAGGGCGTGCTGTACCTGACGCAGTTCACCCAGGTCGCGATGGCCACCGTGGCGGCGGCGCAGGTCGCCGAGATGCGCGAGCAGGGCGCGTTCGTCGAGGGTGCGATCGCCTGCGGCCACTCCGTCGGGGAGTACACCGCGCTGGCCTGCGTCACCGGCATCTACGAGCTGGAAGCGTTGCTGGAGACGGTGTTCCACCGCGGCTCGAAGATGCACGACATCGTGCCGCGCGACGAGCTGGGCCGCTCCAACTACCGGCTGGCGGCGATCCGGCCGTCGCAGATCGACCTGCCGGACGACGAGGTACCCGGGTTCGTGGCCGGCATCGCCGAGCGCACAGGTGAATTCCTGGAGATCGTGAACTTCAACCTGCGCGGTTCGCAGTATGCGATCGCCGGCACGGTCCGTGGTCTCGAGGAGCTGGAGGCCGAGGTGGAGCGGCGACGCGAGCTCACCGGCGGCAAGCGCTCTTTCATCCTTGTGCCGGGTATCGACGTGCCGTTCCACTCGCGGGTGCTGCGCGTCGGGGTGGCCGAATTCCGCCGCTCGCTGGAACGCGTGATGCCGCGCGACAAGGATCCCGACGTCATCATCGGCCGCTACATTCCGAACCTGGTGCCGCGTCCGTTCACCCTGGACCGCGACTTCATCCAGGAGATCCGGGATTTGGTGCCCGCCGAGCCGCTCGACGAGATCCTCGCCGACTACGACACCTGGCTCAACGAGCGCCGCAACGAGATGGCGCGCATCGTCTTGATCGAGCTGCTGGCATGGCAGTTCGCCAGCCCGGTGCGCTGGATCGAAACCCAGGACCTGCTGTTCACCGAACAGGCCGCGGGTGGGCTGGGCGTGGAGCGGTTCGTCGAGATCGGCGTGAAGTCGGCGCCGACCGTCGCCGGATTGGCCACCAACACCCTCAAGCTCCCCGAATATGCCCACAGCACAGTCGAAGTGCTCAACGCCGAGCGCGACGCCGCTGTGCTGTTCGCCACCGACACCGACCCGGAGCCGGAGCCGGAGGCGGACGAGCCGGCCGCCGAGGTGGCCGAGGGGGCCGCCCCGGTGGAGGCGGCGCCCACGCCGGCGCCGGCCGCCGTGTCCTCCGGCCCGCGCCCCGATGACATCGGGTTCGACGCCGCCGACGCCACCTTGGCGTTGATCGCGCTGTCGGCCAAGATGCGCATCGACCAGATCGAGGAGTTGGACTCCATCGAGTCCATCACCGACGGCGCCTCCTCGCGGCGCAACCAGTTGCTGGTGGACCTGGGTTCGGAATTGAACCTCGGCGCCATCGACGGTGCCGCCGAGGCCGACCTGGCCGGGCTGCGGTCACAGGTGACCAAGCTCGCGCGCACGTACAAGCCCTTCGGCCCAGTGCTTTCCGACGCGATCAACGACCAGTTGCGCACGGTGTTGGGGCCCTCGGGCAAGCGGCCCGCCGCCATCGCCGAGCGGGTCAAGAAGACGTGGGAGCTCGGCGACGGGTGGGCCAAGCACGTGACGGTCGAAGTGGCGCTGGGAACCCGCGAGGGCACCAGCGTGCGCGGCGGCGCCATGGGCCACCTGCACGAGGGCGCGCTGGCCGACGCGGCCTCGGTCGACAAGGTCGTCGACGCCGCGGTGACCTCGGTCGCCGCGCGTCGCGGCATCGCGGTGGCGTTGCCGTCGTCCGGCGGTGGCGGCGGCGCGACCGTCGACGCGGCCGCGTTGAGCGAGTTCACCGACCAGATCACCGGTCGCGACGGCGTGCTCGCCTCGGCGGCCCGGCTGATCCTCAACCAGTTGGGCCACGACGATCCCGTCAGCGCCATGCCGACGGCCACGGATGCCGAGCTCATCGACCTGGTCACCGCCGAACTCGGCGCGGACTGGCCGCGTCTGGTCGCGCCGACCTTCGACGCCAAGAAGGCCGTCGTGTTCGACGACCGGTGGGCCAGTGCGCGGGAGGACCTGGTCAAGCTCTGGCTGACCGACGAGGGTGACATCGACGCCCAGTGGCAGAGCCTGTCCGAAAGGTTCGAGGGCGCGGGCCACGTCGTGGCCACCCAGGCCACCTGGTGGCAGGGCAAGTCGCTGGCCGCCGGTCGCCAGATTCACGCGTCGCTGTACGGCCGCATCGCCGCCGGCGCCGAGAACCCCGATCCCGGCCCCTACAGCAACGAAGTTGCCGTGGTGACGGGCGCGTCGAAGGGTTCGATCGCCGCGTCGGTGGTCGCGCGACTGCTCGACGGCGGAGCGACCGTCGTCGCCACCACATCGAAGCTCGACGACGAGCGGCTGGCGTTCTACCGCGGGCTGTATCGTGACTACGCCCGGTACGGCGCCGCGCTATGGGTCGTCGCCGCCAACATGGCGTCCTACTCCGACATCGACGCCCTGGTCGAATGGATCGGTACCGAGCAGACCGAAAGCCTTGGGCCGCAATCCATTCACATCAAGGACGCGCAGACTCCCACACTGCTGTTCCCGTTCGCGGCGCCACGTGTCGCCGGCGACCTGTCGGAGGCCGGTTCGCGCTCCGAGATGGAGATGAAGGTTCTGCTGTGGGCGGTGCAGCGGTTGATCGGCGGGCTGTCCAAGATCGGCGCCGAGCGCGACATCGCGTCGCGGCTGCACGTCGTGTTGCCCGGCTCGCCCAACCGCGGAATGTTCGGCGGTGACGGCGCATACGGCGAAGCCAAGTCGGCGCTGGACGCGTTGGTGACCCGTTGGCACGCCGAATCCTCCTGGGCCTCCCGGGTCAGCCTCGCGCATGCGCTGATCGGCTGGACCCGCGGCACCGGGCTGATGGGCCACAACGACGCCATCGTCGACGCCGTCGAGGAGGCCGGTGTAACCACCTACTCCACCGACGAGATGGCCGCCATGCTGCTGGGCCTGTGCGACGTCGAGTCCAAGGTCGCGGCGGCCGGCGCGCCGATCAAGGCGGACCTGACCGGCGGCCTCGCCGAGGCCGACCTCGACATGGCCGAATTGGCCGCCAAGGCCCGCGAGCACGCCACGTCGGGCGAGCAGGCAACGGAAGACGTTGCGGCCGAAGGCACCATCGCCGCGCTGCCGTCCCCGCCGCGCGGCTTCACCCCGGCACCCCCGCCGGAATGGGCCGACCTCGACGTCGACCCGGCCGACCTGGTGGTGATCGTCGGTGGCGCCGAGATCGGTCCGTATGGTTCGTCGCGCACCCGGTTCGAGATGGAGGTCGACAACGAACTGTCGGCGGCCGGCGTCCTCGAGCTGGCCTGGACCACGGGACTGATCCGCTGGGAGGACGACCCGCAACCCGGTTGGTACGACACGCAATCCGGCGATCTGGTCGACGAGGCCGAGCTTGTCGAGCGCTACCACGACGCCGTGGTGGAGCGGGTGGGCATTCGCGAGTTCGTCGACGACGGCGCGATCGACCCCGATCACGCGTCGCCGTTGCTGGTGTCGGTGTTCCTGGACAAGGACTTCACCTTCGTCGTCTCGTCGGAAGCCGACGCCCGCGGGTTCGTCGAGTTCGATCCGGAGCACACGGTCATTCGCCCGGTCCCCGACTCGAGCGACTGGCAGGTCACGCGCAAGGCGGGCACCGAGATCCGGGTGCCGCGCAAGACCAAGCTGTCGCGAACCGTCGGCGCGCAGATCCCCACCGGGTTCGATCCGACCGTGTACGGCATCAGCCAGGACATGGCCAGCTCCACCGACCGGGTGGCGCTGTGGAACATCGTCGCGACCGTCGACGCGTTCCTGTCCTCGGGATTCGCCCCGACCGAGTTGATGCGGTGGGTGCACCCCGGCCTGGTGGCCAGCACGCAGGGCACCGGCATGGGCGGGATGACGTCGATGCAGACCATGTATCACGGCAACCTGCTCGGCCGGAACAAACCGAACGACATCCTGCAGGAAGTGCTGCCGAATGTTGTTGCCGCGCATGTCATTCAGAGCTACGTGGGCAGTTACGGCGCGATGATCCACCCGGTCGGCGCGTGCGCGACCGCGGCGGTATCGGTCGAGGAGGGGGTCGACAAGATCCGCCTCGGCAAGGCCGAACTGGTGGTGGCCGGCGGCTTCGACGACCTGACGCTGGAAGCGATCATCGGCTTCGGTGACATGGCGGCCACCGCCGACACGTCCATGATGCGCGGCCGGGGCATTCACGACTCGAAGTTCTCCCGGCCCAACGACCGGCGCCGGCTCGGGTTCGTCGAGGCGCAGGGGGGCGGCACCATCCTGCTCGCCCGCGGCGACCTGGCGCTCAAGATGGGCCTGCCGGTGCTGGCGGTGGTGGCCTACGCGCAATCGTTCGCCGACGGCGTGCACACGTCGATCCCGGCGCCGGGTCTGGGCGCGCTGGGCGCGGGCCGCGGCGGCAGGGACTCGGCGTTGGCGCGGTCGCTGGCCAAGCTCGGCGTCGGCGCCGACGACATCGCCGTGATCTCCAAGCACGACACGTCCACGCTGGCCAACGATCCCAACGAGACTGAGCTGCACGAGCGGCTGGCCGACTCGTTGGGTCGCTCCGAGGGCGCCCCGCTGTTCGTGGTGTCGCAGAAGAGCCTCACCGGGCACGCCAAGGGCGGCGCGGCGGTCTTCCAGATGATGGGCTTGTGCCAGATGCTGCGCGACGGGGTGATCCCGCCCAACCGCAGCCTCGACTGCGTCGACGACGAACTGGCCGGGTCGGCCCACTTCGTCTGGGTGCGTGAGACGCTGCGGCTCGGTGAGAAGTTCCCGCTGAAGGCCGGCATGGTGACCAGCCTCGGGTTCGGGCATGTGTCCGGGCTGGTGGCGCTGGTGCACCCGCAGGCCTTCATCGCCGCGCTGAACCCCGAGCAGCGGGCGGACTACCAGCGGCGCGCGGAGGCGCGGCTGCTGGCCGGTCAGCGCCGGCTGGCGTCGGCGATCGCCGGCGGTGCGCCCATGTTCGAGCGGCCGGCGGACCGCCGTTTCGACCATGACGTACCGGAGAAGCGCCAGGAGGCGGCAATGCTGCTGAACCCGGCGTCCCGGCTGGGTGAGGGCGATGCCTACGAGGTCTCGGCCGGATGA
- a CDS encoding MerR family transcriptional regulator: MAEQLLIGDVTALTGIAPGRIRHYEKIGLLRAEHLSNGYRVFDAEQVLDLLRIDLMRSLGVSINDIQRLIAGGRTTLAGVLDEHRTLLMRQRDRLDQLIGAIDRSRAESRAAADCPDSDVNEDILRRLATTHRDSIGVIGRLSAPLSAPVATMYADLFREWDLPVPVLFGQMVLPTAASTLLAQLAETPGRHVLFDRLRDLAGTVVGLGDDRAAATELARGWIDQQLADPLPDDVVGVLRAVQPSLERDPVMVQGFRAWAGSINPAAAHFLDEIARQTARRGLETVSVIVLPAAARSQTHGAAL; the protein is encoded by the coding sequence GTGGCTGAGCAGTTGCTGATCGGCGACGTCACGGCCCTGACCGGGATCGCCCCGGGTCGCATTCGCCACTACGAGAAGATCGGGCTGCTGCGCGCCGAGCACCTGTCCAACGGCTATCGGGTCTTCGACGCGGAGCAGGTGCTCGACCTGTTGCGCATCGATCTGATGAGAAGTCTCGGCGTCAGCATCAATGACATCCAGCGGTTGATCGCGGGTGGACGCACCACGCTGGCGGGTGTCCTCGACGAACACCGGACGTTGTTGATGCGTCAGCGCGACCGGCTGGACCAGTTGATCGGGGCCATCGACCGGTCCCGCGCCGAATCCCGCGCCGCCGCCGACTGCCCTGACTCCGACGTCAACGAGGACATCCTGCGGAGGCTGGCCACGACGCACCGCGACAGCATCGGCGTCATCGGACGGCTCAGCGCGCCGTTGTCCGCTCCCGTCGCCACCATGTACGCCGACCTCTTCCGGGAGTGGGACTTGCCGGTTCCGGTGCTGTTCGGGCAGATGGTTCTGCCGACGGCGGCCAGCACGTTGCTGGCGCAGCTGGCCGAGACGCCCGGACGTCACGTGCTGTTCGACCGGTTGCGCGACCTCGCCGGCACCGTGGTCGGGTTGGGTGACGATCGGGCGGCGGCGACGGAACTGGCGCGCGGATGGATCGACCAGCAGCTGGCCGATCCCCTGCCCGACGACGTGGTCGGCGTGCTTCGGGCGGTACAGCCGTCTCTGGAGCGCGACCCCGTGATGGTGCAGGGGTTCCGGGCCTGGGCGGGATCGATCAACCCGGCGGCAGCGCACTTCCTCGACGAGATCGCCCGTCAGACCGCTCGCCGCGGCCTCGAGACCGTGAGCGTCATCGTGCTGCCCGCGGCGGCGCGGTCCCAAACCCACGGTGCGGCACTGTGA